In the genome of Perca fluviatilis chromosome 4, GENO_Pfluv_1.0, whole genome shotgun sequence, one region contains:
- the wnk2 gene encoding serine/threonine-protein kinase WNK2 isoform X16, whose protein sequence is MDSADHSSKDPTLRSTFSSAPNLDSDINANARRPVYQNGTDHNVNIQNAALRGASDPSAYPYTDYRALVRQRFIRRSLWVSDSEEHQPVDTPVESANISPVPHIDLRTLVDRTRILHGTCVGLPDTSSTESQVVLKDSATGSVDEEKGDKSQSEPKVEAALSDVTGKAGSDENEEEPGTKAVSTSPGGRFLKFDIELGRGSFKTVYKGLDTDTWVEVAWCELQERKLSKAERQRFKEEAEMLKALQHPNIVRFYDFWESPVKGKKCIVLVTELMTSGTLKTYLKRFKVMKPKVLRSWCRQILKGLHFLHTRTPPIIHRDLKCDNIFITGPTGSVKIGDLGLATLKRASFAKSVIGTPEFMAPEMYEEHYDESVDVYAFGMCMLEMATSEYPYSECQNAAQIYRKVTSGVKPASYSKVSDPEIKEIIGECICHRWEERYSIKDLLNHAFFAEDTGVRVELNEEDDGKKSSIALKLWVEDTKKLKGKYKDTGAIEFSFDLVNEVPEVVAQEMVESGFFLDCDVKVVGKSIRDRVALIKWKRERTVSSGNGEAAVKKPQQNLLQVPGTVVPQAPTLATTDCEDQEVEQQTLICTVPAITSAPSDSGVSSTMQLDDLSNQQNGAYQSPTEPISTAQVIYSPPAQVDPQLHQGPYQQPTAQASHENYTQTSTQLNQGAYQQTTGQLHPGAYHQPAAQLHQGSYQSQTVKMIAPQDNLGDVHLLAQVHPVLPAVQTPLWGSGLDAETSAAGRDLNVAPTVQAPASISATVQFETQAPAQNQPPLSVSAQAGVMPQTPASTFVNAPTSVPIQIPTAVHTTASAPVQTPVSATGLTFESPKGSSTSSETSVPGLGSALIPVTLPATAPVAAPVLQPAGIQTVVSVSECASLATAQQNFESTSASSTLQQEHCVEDVLQDKPIFLPNYAYDSLNSDVASGKETSDGYDSLASGAKGDGKPRKHHRKSARTRSRQERTSKPKLSMLNVCNTGDKMVECQLETHNHKMVTFKFDLDGDAPEEITTYMVENGFILLLEKEIFIDQLKDIVDKAEDMLNEDMEGERASALSCSPEQGQICEGLVGESQQPGAPQPVYQQNVLHTGKRWFIICPVEETPTSSQETPSDGTATQSPGSSATTQPPDSGTARPSASREQGSSSTMSGGSGGFTYDMYGFCSPPIMSNTDPLLLATLSPPVSAPPTLQSVTSLEPVDSSVQPSVHHAQPARAQTLPPSSPHTSFPVDESQGSPLGSISPTHAAQQIPDMTFPVSVADEVPCCPLVMPLSLDVSGLQGGSPLTPLPLQEQVPAKEPLSVSYASAARSERPQQPVVLHQPFSSVGGTKVSSLPQSPALSQPATGPAESDGEGRLGRGGFVDSTIKTLDEKLRNLLYQEYAPMYPSGSAAETPGYGTEYIQSPPGPDSATGGSGNSTPGPMGEGRYRAGEQLPQIPERMDSLSTLSDSAVCASLSRKHVPHSASCSGTRGRFKIIAVPPEVANRQDVKQRSWSSAASPAHPGGYSEDHVQAETMTASTTIGRFSVVSTEDDITQRIRCSRYSAPPDFYLDTPPSMAKRGSLPRALTSNSVAVDVTVHARFLSSDSGAESSPAKLAPATPSQHTRSERRGSDLMKRAVAFLRRSGRSSSVQSSDSPSRHGGVHGSAYASSDNDSEMEDSDMKRELQRLREKHLREISELQAHQRGEVELLYRRLGKAPPTGLGLSHVAPHAGRRKRSSKHRLKPGKLLSPLVQQFRNVTTKTSDSSRSSAATGTSEPTVSLNGSPAKGSVPTHGRARSCTSHLPSSTSEPVQTQQPCSLKGSLSSDNIYAGLHKDGIGTQVPPGQGWSNYPQTSERVTYKSSSKPRARFLSGPVSLSIWSTLKRLCLGKDRGNRSGAGPGAYNQSQQPPTGATPPSHQPVMGLAQAQANNSNNKTSSYTGSSMSANENNLPEDFQRLMEDWAQEVLIVTHRPRTNSLSISGQQLWNQVVPRTRGQLTSASDVSWTAQGPEACSLPLSWPDSPGSTMMTNPSTGPHPSYPAPFRALSSPLSVSHWPGLLFPLPSGVFAFPAVPSTQDAPSPGPVPSCQPPDPKARTL, encoded by the exons ATGGATTCGGCGGATCATTCAAGCAAAGATCCGACACTGAGATCCACATTTTCCTCAGCACCCAATTTAGACTCGGACATTAATGCAAATGCCCGTAGGCCTGTTTATCAGAATGGGACAGACCACAATGTCAACATCCAAAACGCAGCCCTGCGAGGAGCAAGTGACCCCAGCGCATACCCGTACACAGACTACCGGGCGCTGGTCCGCCAGAGGTTCATTCGGCGGAGTTTGTGGGTGTCAGACAGCGAGGAGCATCAGCCGGTTGACACGCCGGTGGAGTCTGCCAACATCAGCCCGGTGCCCCACATTGACCTGCGGACACTCGTTGATCGGACCCGGATTCTGCACGGAACCTGTGTGGGCCTCCCGGACACTTCGAGCACGGAGAGCCAGGTGGTGCTGAAGGACAGCGCCACGGGGAGCGTCGACGAGGAGAAGGGAGACAAGAGCCAATCCGAGCCAAAGGTAGAGGCTGCGCTCTCGGATGTCACAGGTAAAGCAGGAAGTGACGAGAACGAAGAGGAGCCCGGGACGAAGGCTGTGTCCACTTCACCTGGGGGGCGCTTCCTCAAGTTTGACATTGAGCTGGGGAGAGGGTCCTTCAAGACCGTCTATAAAGGTCTGGACACCGACACCTGGGTCGAAGTGGCATGGTGTGAACTCCAG GAACGGAAACTGTCCAAAGCTGAGAGACAGAGGTTCAAAGAGGAGGCAGAGATGTTGAAGGCTCTCCAGCATCCCAACATCGTGCGGTTTTATGACTTCTGGGAATCACCCGTTAAAGGGAAGAAGTGTATCGTTCTGGTGACAGAGCTAATGACCTCAGGGACACTAAAAAC ATATCTGAAGCGTTTTAAGGTGATGAAACCTAAAGTTCTTCGTAGCTGGTGCAGGCAGATTCTCAAAGGCCTCCACTTCCTCCACACAAGGACTCCTCCAATCATCCACAGAGATCTCAAGTGTGACAACATCTTCATCACTGGTCCCACAGGCTCTGTCAAAATAGGAGATCTGGGCCTGGCAACACTGAAGAGGGCCTCCTTTGCTAAAAGTGTTATTG GCACTCCAGAGTTCATGGCCCCAGAGATGTACGAGGAGCACTATGATGAGTCTGTGGATGTCTACGCCTTTGGGATGTGTATGCTGGAGATGGCCACCTCAGAATATCCCTACTCTGAGTGTCAAAATGCTGCTCAGATCTACCGCAAAGTCACCAGT GGGGTGAAACCTGCCAGCTACAGCAAAGTCAGTGACCCAGAAATTAAGGAAATAATTGGGGAATGTATCTGCCACAGATGGGAAGAAAG GTACTCCATCAAGGACCTCCTGAATCATGCCTTCTTTGCCGAGGATACAGGCGTGAGGGTGGAGCTCAATGAAGAAGATGATGGGAAGAAATCATCCATTGCTCTGAAGCTGTGGGTTGAGGATACTAAAAAGCTGAAGGGGAAGTACAAGGACACTGGTGCCATTGAATTTTCCTTTGACTTGGTGAATGAGGTACCAGAGGTTGTTGCACAAGAAATG GTGGAATCAGGTTTTTTCCTGGACTGTGATGTGAAGGTAGTCGGGAAGTCCATCCGGGACCGTGTGGCTCTCATTAAATGGAAGAGGGAGCGAACGGTCTCGTCTGGAAATGGCGAGGCAGCTGTGAAGAAGCCACAGCAGAACCTACTGCAGGTGCCCGGTACCGTTGTACCACAGGCACCCACATTAGCTACGACAGATTGTGAGGACCAAGAGGTGGAGCAGCAGACCCTGATCTGCACCGTGCCTGCCATCACGTCTGCCCCAT CTGACAGCGGAGTGAGCTCTACCATGCAATTAGATGATCTAAGCAATCAGCAAAATGGCGCCTACCAGTCGCCTACAGAGCCCATTTCCACAGCTCAAGTGATCTACAGTCCTCCTGCACAGGTTGACCCTCAGCTGCACCAGGGGCCCTACCAGCAACCCACAGCACAGGCCTCTCATGAAaactacacacaaacatccactcAATTAAATCAGGGAGCCTACCAGCAAACCACAGGTCAGCTGCATCCTGGGGCCTATCATCAACCTGCAGCACAACTGCACCAGGGGTCTTATCAGTCTCAAACA GTAAAGATGATTGCACCACAGGATAATTTGGGAGATGTTCACCTTTTGGCTCAGGTCCACCCGGTCTTGCCTGCTGTTCAGACTCCTCTCTGGGGAAGCGGATTAGATGCAGAAACTTCTGCAGCTGGCCGAGACTTAAATGTAGCTCCTACAGTTCAAGCCCCAGCCTCAATCTCAGCTACAGTCCAATTTGAAACTCAAGCCCCAGCACAAAACCAACCACCACTTTCAGTATCAGCTCAAGCTGGAGTCATGCCTCAAACTCCAGCTTCAACATTTGTTAATGCCCCGACTTCAGTCCCAATACAAATTCCAACAGCAGTGCACACCACTGCCTCAGCCCCAGTTCAAACACCAGTCTCTGCAACAGGTCTCACTTTTGAATCACCAAAAGGCTCATCTACAAGCTCAGAGACATCTGTCCCAGGTTTAGGCTCTGCTCTCATTCCTGTCACGCTGCCAGCCACAGCTCCTGTTGCAGCTCCAGTTCTGCAGCCTGCTGGCATCCAGACAGTAGTCTCAGTGTCTGAGTGTGCCAGCCTGGCCACAGCTCAGCAAAACTTTGAGTCGACATCTGCATCCAGCACCCTTCAACAAGAGCACTGTGTAGAG GATGTGCTTCAGGACAAACCCATATTCTTACCTAATTATGCCTATGACAG TCTCAACTCTGATGTGGCATCTGGTAAGGAAACAAGTGACGGCTATGACAGCTTGGCTAGTGGAGCGAAGGGGGACGGAAAACCCAGGAAACACCACCGCAAGTCTGCTCGCACTCGCTCCCGTCAAGAAAGGACCAGCAAACCCAAACTGAGCATGCTCAAT GTTTGCAACACTGGTGATAAAATGGTCGAATGCCAACTGGAGACTCACAATCACAAAATGGTGACATTTAAATTTGATCTGGATGGAGATGCTCCAGAGGAAATTACCACGTACATG GTAGAGAATGGGTTTATCCTACTGTTAGAAAAGGAGATCTTCATTGACCAGCTAAAGGACATTGTGGATAAAGCTGAAGACATGCTGAATGAAGACATGGAGGGTGAAAGGGCCTCCGCCTTGAGTTGTAGTCCTGAACAAGGCCAGATTTGTGAGGGCCTGGTAGGAGAG AGTCAGCAGCCTGGAGCACCTCAGCCTGTCTATCAGCAGAATG TTCTTCATACAGGAAAGAGATGGTTCATAATCTGCCCCGTAGAGGAGACGCCCACATCCAGCCAGGAGACCCCATCTGATGGTACAGCTACACAGTCTCCGGGGAGTTCAGCCACTACCCAGCCTCCTGACAGTGGCACTGCAAGGCCTTCTGCATCCAGAG AACAGGGGTCGTCCTCCACAATGTCTGGTGGAAGTGGAGGCTTCACATATGATATGTATGGATTCTGTAGCCCTCCAATAATGTCCAACACAGACCCTCTCCTCTTAGCTACTCTGTCTCCCCCTGTGTCTGCTCCCCCGACCCTTCAGTCAGTGACATCACTGGAGCCTGTGGACAGCTCTGTGCAGCCCAGTGTTCATCATGCCCAGCCAGCCAGAGCTCAAACTTTGCCCCCGTCATCCCCACACACGTCTTTCCCAGTGGATGAGTCACAGGGATCCCCTTTGGGCTCCATCTCCCCGACCCATGCAGCTCAGCAGATTCCTGACATGACATTTCCTGTTTCTGTGGCTGACGAGGTGCCCTGCTGCCCTCTGGTCATGCCCCTGTCTCTGGATGTGAGCGGTTTACAGGGTGGGTCTCCTCTCACTCCTCTTCCACTCCAGGAGCAAGTTCCAGCCAAAGAGCCACTCTCTGTGTCCTATGCCTCCGCAGCACGCAGCGAGCGTCCACAGCAGCCTGTGGTGCTGCACCAACCTTTTTCCAGCGTGGGAGGGACCAAAGTATCCTCACTACCCCAGAGCCCAGCGCTATCCCAGCCCGCCACAGGGCCCGCTGAGTCAGACGGCGAAGGACGACTGGGCCGAGGGGGCTTTGTGGACAGCACCATAAAAACACTGGATGAGAAACTAAGGAACTTGCTCTACCAGGAATACGCTCCCATGTATCCATCAGGCAGTGCTGCAGAGACACCAGGCTATGGCACAGAGTACATCCAGTCTCCTCCTGGTCCAGACAGCGCCACAGGAGGGTCAGGAAACAGCACGCCAGGTCCGATGGGAGAGGGACGCTACAGGGCAGGAGAACAGCTG CCTCAAATTCCAGAGAGAATGGATAGTTTAAGCACACTGAGTGACTCAGCCGTGTGTG CTTCCCTGTCAAGAAAACACGTCCCTCACTCTGCTTCCTGCTCTGGAACAAGAGGCCGCTTTAAG ATAATCGCTGTTCCTCCTGAAGTGGCCAACAGACAAGATGTGAAGCAGAGGAGCTGGAGCAGTGCTGCCTCACCGGCACACCCTGGAGGATACAGCGAGGACCACGTCCAGGCTGAGACCATGACTGCCTCCACTACAATTGGTCGTTTCTCTGTGGTTAGCACTGAAGATGACATTACACAGAGGATACGTTGCAGCCGCTACTCTGCCCCGCCTGATTTCTACCTGGACACACCTCCGTCCATGGCCAAGCGGGGCTCCCTGCCTCGCGCCCTGACCTCCAACTCTGTTGCTGTGGATGTCACAGTTCATGCTCGGTTCCTCTCCTCAGACTCGGGGGCTGAGAGCAGCCCTGCAAAGCTGGCTCCTGCAACCCCGTCTCAACATACTCGCTCTGAGCGCAGAGGAAGTGACCTCATGAAGAGGGCTGTGGCCTTCCTCCGTCGTTCAGGGCGCAGCAGCAGTGTGCAGAGCTCTGACTCACCAAGTAGGCATGGAGGCGTGCATGGCTCGGCCTATGCCAGCAGCGATAATGACTCAGAGATGGAGGACTCGGACATGAAGAGGGAACTACAGAGACTCAGGGAGAA ACATCTGAGGGAGATCTCTGAGCTGCAGGCCCATCAGCGGGGGGAAGTGGAGCTACTGTATCGCCGGCTTGGCAAAGCCCCGCCTACGGGCCTGGGTCTCTCACATGTTGCACCACATGCTGGCCGTAGGAAGAGGTCCAGCAAGCACAGGCTGAAGCCTGGCAAACTTCTCAGCCCTCTGGTTCAACAATTTAGGAATGTCACAACCAAGACTAGTGACTCCAGCAGATCAA gtgctgctACAGGTACAAGTGAGCCCACAGTGAGTTTAAATGGGTCTCCAGCCAAAGGGTCTGTCCCTACTCATGGCAGGGCACGGTCATGCACCAGCCACCTTCCCAGCTCAACCTCAGAGCCCGTGCAGACTCAGCAGCCCTGTTCCCTCAAGGGCTCTTTGTCTTCTGATAATATTTACGCTGGACTACACAAAGACGGCATCGGCACACAAGTTCCACCAGGACAAG GCTGGTCTAATTACCCTCAAACATCTGAGAGAGTGACCTATAAATCGAGTAGCAAGCCACGAGCTAGATTTCTCAGTGGGCCTGTGTCTTTGTCTATCT GGTCAACACTGAAGCGACTGTGTCTCGGCAAAGATCGTGGCAACA GGTCTGGAGCCGGGCCAGGGGCTTACAATCAATCACAGCAGCCGCCTACAGGTGCCACACCTCCTTCTCATCAGCCAGTAATGGGACTGGCCCAAGCTCAAGCCAATAACAGCAACAACAAGACAAGTTCATACACTGGCTCATCCATGAGTGCCAATGAAAATAACCTGCCTGAAGACTTTCAGCGGCTGATGGAGGACTGGGCCCAGGAGGTTCTTATCGTCACCCACAGGCCGCGCACTAACTCTCTGAGCATCAGTGGGCAGCAGCTTTGGAATCAGGTTGTGCCTCGAACACGTGGACAGCTGACTAGTGCCTCAGAT GTATCATGGACAGCTCAAGGTCCAGAGGCCTGCAGTCTTCCCCTGTCTTGGCCTGATAGCCCTGGGTCAACAATGATGACCAACCCCTCCACAGGACCCCATCCCAGTTATCCTGCTCCATTCAGGGCCTTGTCCTCACCTCTCTCTGTTAGCCACTGGCCTGGGTTGCTATTCCCACTTCCTTCAGGAGTCTTTGCCTTTCCTGCTGTGCCCTCAACCCAGGACGCCCCCAGCCCTGGTCCAGTTCCATCATGTCAGCCGCCTGACCCCAAAGCCAGGACTCTCTAA